From the Gallaecimonas mangrovi genome, one window contains:
- a CDS encoding TonB-dependent receptor: protein MIKGLVKSRLALALSLALGASSVAYADNTSSSVRGTVTGPEGQPLANTKIVLMHQPTGTVTELKTNADGTFSANGLRVGGPYLLVIDSDKFQDLQQDGIFLQLGQTLRLNEQLKAAADDTEKLTVYGEKITSNRGASSVFGADDIAKAPTFNRDLKEVARANPYANMLPGSNAPMSFAGVNPKYNSISIDGVGVNDDFGLNGNGYPTQASPISLDAVDQIAVEVAPFDASEGGYAGGHINAVTKSGTNEFHGSLAYEYMSDSLAGTPENEGEDVPLDFKRDTYSLTLGGPIIKDKLFFFTSYQKSKEPTQVEWGPDGAGAANASNVTEAEYEQIKQIASDVYGVDAGGWDSAPETENENFLAKIDWNINSDNRLAFTYNRVRGNETYNQSSSASTLRLDTNWYNYEQNMDTYRVSLFSDWTPDISTEFYASYKKVESISGNKVPWGQVTVRTDDGSVIFGTDDARQANELNNKTLKIGAKVNYSLGDHQIKFGAEYEKLDIFNLYVRNSLGSWTFDSIDDFANQEASSLDYSSAYTNQVDDAAADFSLGQANAYVQDNWYLNDQFELALGMRYERYIVSDKPTYNQNFYDRYGFSNQENMDGLDIWLPRAELTWYATDALTVRGGIGRFSGGRPNVFISNAFTNDGVTLVSYDQDAAAASGDYLSDVDFVSGVPSSVTGAMSEGDGNTNVIDPNYKIPSDWVARLNTEYHFDIPNVGDNFTATAEIMRKWMTDNNQWKDISRCVSGQAATGVNIYEPCDSSAQSDHYDLMLTNEKDDGKAWIFTTSLAKQWDNGFNAYASYTYEDIDEGNPGTSSTADSNYQYNIVKDRNEEELGTADYEVKHSFKLVLGYTHQFVNGYNTNFNLYFQRRSGTHYSYTMGMYQDSDFGDNSSFYSSSSYLVYVPSGPDDPKISPEGMSYDDIMKYVNQAGLGKYAGGYAPKGTGTTPWVNTMDLSIQQEVPGFAKGQKGLIYLTVSNFLNLLNKDWGQVKTMEYTDVSLMDFGGLDSEGRIIYEEPYSKWDGKNWDTFQAEESTWRLKIGVKYSF, encoded by the coding sequence ATGATTAAGGGACTCGTAAAAAGTCGCCTGGCCTTGGCCCTGAGCCTTGCCCTGGGCGCTTCTTCCGTGGCTTATGCTGATAACACCAGCTCATCCGTCCGTGGCACCGTAACCGGTCCAGAAGGTCAGCCGCTGGCCAATACAAAAATTGTATTGATGCACCAGCCGACCGGCACCGTAACCGAATTGAAAACCAATGCTGACGGTACTTTCAGTGCCAACGGCCTGCGGGTAGGTGGCCCCTACTTGTTGGTGATCGATTCCGACAAATTTCAAGATCTGCAACAAGACGGCATCTTCCTGCAGTTGGGGCAAACCCTGCGGCTGAATGAGCAGCTTAAAGCCGCTGCTGACGATACCGAGAAGTTGACTGTTTATGGCGAGAAAATCACCTCTAACCGCGGCGCTTCCAGCGTTTTCGGCGCGGATGATATTGCCAAGGCGCCAACCTTTAACCGTGATTTAAAAGAAGTTGCCCGCGCCAACCCTTACGCCAATATGCTGCCGGGTAGCAACGCACCGATGAGCTTTGCCGGCGTAAACCCCAAATACAACTCCATCAGTATTGATGGTGTGGGTGTTAACGATGACTTCGGCCTTAACGGTAACGGTTACCCAACCCAAGCTTCGCCAATTTCGCTGGACGCGGTTGACCAAATCGCCGTTGAAGTGGCCCCCTTTGACGCCTCTGAAGGTGGTTATGCTGGCGGTCACATCAATGCGGTAACCAAATCCGGTACCAACGAATTCCACGGTTCTTTGGCTTATGAATACATGAGCGATAGCCTGGCTGGTACCCCGGAAAACGAAGGTGAAGATGTACCGCTGGACTTCAAGCGTGACACCTATAGCCTGACCCTGGGCGGCCCAATCATCAAAGATAAGCTGTTCTTCTTTACCTCTTATCAAAAATCCAAAGAGCCAACTCAGGTTGAGTGGGGCCCGGACGGCGCCGGCGCGGCTAACGCCAGCAACGTAACCGAAGCCGAATACGAACAGATTAAACAAATTGCGTCAGATGTTTACGGTGTTGATGCCGGCGGCTGGGACTCAGCCCCCGAAACCGAGAATGAAAACTTCTTGGCGAAAATCGACTGGAACATCAACAGCGATAACCGCTTAGCCTTTACCTATAACCGCGTCCGCGGTAACGAAACCTACAATCAAAGCTCTAGCGCTTCCACCCTGCGCTTGGACACCAACTGGTATAACTACGAACAGAACATGGACACCTACCGTGTTTCCTTGTTCTCCGACTGGACGCCGGATATCTCTACCGAGTTCTATGCCAGTTATAAAAAGGTTGAGTCTATCTCCGGTAACAAGGTGCCATGGGGCCAGGTTACCGTTCGTACCGATGACGGCAGCGTTATCTTTGGTACCGACGATGCTCGCCAAGCCAACGAGCTGAATAACAAAACCCTGAAAATTGGCGCTAAAGTCAACTACAGCCTGGGCGACCATCAGATCAAGTTTGGTGCCGAATACGAGAAGTTGGATATCTTCAACCTCTATGTTCGTAACTCACTGGGTAGCTGGACCTTCGACAGCATTGATGACTTTGCTAACCAAGAAGCCTCTAGCCTGGATTATTCCAGCGCTTATACCAACCAGGTAGATGACGCAGCAGCCGACTTTAGCCTGGGCCAAGCCAACGCCTATGTGCAAGACAACTGGTATTTGAATGACCAGTTCGAGCTGGCCCTGGGTATGCGCTATGAGCGTTATATCGTCAGCGACAAGCCAACCTACAACCAGAACTTCTATGACCGCTATGGTTTCTCTAACCAAGAAAACATGGATGGCCTGGATATCTGGCTGCCCCGTGCTGAGCTGACTTGGTACGCGACCGACGCGCTGACCGTTCGCGGTGGTATCGGCCGTTTCTCTGGTGGCCGCCCCAACGTCTTTATCTCTAACGCCTTTACCAACGATGGCGTCACCCTGGTTTCTTACGACCAAGATGCTGCCGCAGCATCGGGTGATTACCTGTCTGACGTAGATTTCGTTAGCGGTGTACCGTCATCTGTCACCGGCGCCATGTCCGAAGGCGATGGCAATACCAACGTTATCGACCCGAACTACAAGATCCCGTCTGATTGGGTTGCCCGTTTGAATACCGAATACCACTTCGATATTCCAAACGTAGGTGACAACTTCACCGCCACTGCTGAAATCATGCGCAAGTGGATGACCGATAACAACCAGTGGAAAGATATCTCCCGCTGCGTATCGGGTCAGGCGGCAACTGGCGTCAACATCTACGAGCCTTGCGACAGCAGCGCCCAGTCGGATCACTACGATCTGATGCTGACCAACGAAAAAGATGACGGCAAAGCTTGGATCTTCACCACCTCTTTGGCCAAACAGTGGGATAACGGCTTTAACGCCTATGCGTCCTACACCTATGAGGACATTGATGAAGGTAACCCAGGTACTTCTTCTACCGCCGACTCTAACTACCAGTACAACATCGTTAAAGACCGTAACGAAGAAGAATTGGGCACAGCCGACTACGAAGTCAAACACAGCTTTAAACTGGTTCTGGGCTACACCCACCAGTTCGTAAACGGCTATAACACCAACTTCAACCTGTACTTCCAGCGCCGCTCTGGTACCCATTACAGCTACACCATGGGTATGTACCAAGACTCTGACTTTGGTGATAACTCTAGCTTCTATAGCTCATCTAGCTACCTGGTGTACGTACCGTCCGGCCCGGATGACCCGAAAATCAGCCCAGAAGGTATGTCGTACGACGATATCATGAAGTACGTCAACCAAGCGGGCTTGGGTAAATACGCTGGTGGTTATGCACCTAAAGGTACCGGTACCACGCCTTGGGTTAACACCATGGACCTGTCTATCCAGCAAGAAGTGCCTGGCTTTGCCAAAGGCCAGAAAGGTCTGATTTACCTGACTGTAAGCAACTTCTTGAACCTGCTGAATAAAGACTGGGGCCAAGTTAAAACCATGGAGTACACCGACGTATCTCTGATGGACTTCGGTGGTCTGGACTCTGAAGGCCGTATCATCTACGAAGAGCCTTACAGCAAGTGGGATGGTAAGAACTGGGATACTTTCCAAGCGGAAGAATCCACTTGGCGCCTGAAAATTGGTGTGAAGTACTCCTTCTAA
- a CDS encoding endonuclease/exonuclease/phosphatase family protein: MGGLLGLELKIATYNVALNAASFCKKSDRHLDPESLTKALANKDDFRLNAIAKIVLDTRPDIILLNEFDYISPQSQGLDRFCEQFLENNAAPLHYPYRYTAPVNTGLAVAGFEDKVHGFGHYPGQYGMAVLSRYPLRQDASRTFQRFRWADMPGALQPQVAGRPYYPEALWQCLRLSSKSHWDLCIDVAGQPLHILASHPTPPVFDGAEKRNQRRNFDEIRFWADYITTENSHYIVDDQGLAGGLAGDVPFVILGDLNADSSKGQSWPGAIDQLLKHPLINSSAVPQSEGGKAKGRADITADWGLRADYVLPSKRGLKVLESGVYWPLDKALQKGLMASDHRLVWATLALSP; the protein is encoded by the coding sequence GTGGGGGGTTTGTTGGGGCTGGAGCTAAAGATCGCGACTTATAATGTCGCCTTAAACGCGGCAAGTTTTTGCAAAAAAAGTGATCGGCATCTTGATCCTGAATCACTCACCAAGGCACTAGCAAATAAGGACGATTTTCGCCTCAACGCAATAGCGAAAATCGTGCTAGATACCCGTCCTGATATCATTTTGTTAAATGAATTTGACTATATCTCTCCTCAATCGCAAGGATTGGATCGTTTTTGCGAACAATTTCTCGAAAACAACGCCGCACCGCTGCACTATCCCTATCGTTACACGGCGCCAGTCAATACCGGTCTTGCTGTTGCGGGGTTTGAGGATAAGGTCCATGGATTTGGCCACTACCCAGGCCAATACGGCATGGCGGTGTTGAGTCGTTACCCATTGCGCCAAGACGCTAGCCGAACCTTTCAACGCTTCCGCTGGGCCGATATGCCAGGCGCTTTGCAACCACAAGTGGCGGGACGTCCCTATTATCCTGAAGCACTTTGGCAGTGCTTACGGTTGTCATCGAAATCCCATTGGGACCTGTGTATTGATGTTGCTGGCCAGCCGCTGCACATTTTGGCTAGCCATCCAACACCGCCGGTTTTTGACGGCGCTGAAAAGCGTAATCAAAGGCGCAACTTTGACGAAATTCGCTTTTGGGCCGATTACATCACCACTGAAAACAGCCACTATATTGTCGACGACCAAGGCCTGGCGGGCGGTTTAGCCGGCGATGTACCTTTTGTTATTTTGGGCGATCTCAATGCCGACTCATCAAAGGGGCAAAGCTGGCCCGGTGCTATTGACCAGCTACTCAAGCACCCTCTTATTAACAGCAGCGCCGTGCCGCAAAGTGAGGGTGGCAAGGCAAAAGGGCGTGCCGATATCACCGCCGACTGGGGGCTGCGGGCCGACTATGTGTTGCCATCAAAACGCGGGCTAAAGGTGCTAGAGAGCGGGGTGTATTGGCCTTTAGATAAGGCGCTACAAAAAGGCTTAATGGCATCGGATCACCGTTTGGTGTGGGCCACGTTAGCCTTGTCGCCATAA
- a CDS encoding DUF4168 domain-containing protein — protein sequence MRKLAITALITATIAAAPVASVMAAPQAPAGAQEQQQPIKVSDSQLKEFADAQKQLTGIRDDAMAKLNKSKDPKEAQKIQMQANQDMVSAVKKSGLSVKDYNSIARAMQNQPDLRARLKKMQ from the coding sequence ATGCGTAAGTTAGCTATCACCGCGCTTATTACCGCCACTATCGCCGCCGCCCCTGTTGCCTCGGTCATGGCAGCCCCACAAGCACCCGCGGGTGCCCAAGAGCAGCAGCAACCGATTAAAGTCAGTGACAGCCAACTGAAAGAATTTGCTGATGCGCAAAAGCAACTGACCGGCATCCGTGACGATGCCATGGCCAAACTCAATAAGAGTAAAGACCCAAAAGAAGCCCAGAAAATTCAGATGCAAGCCAACCAAGATATGGTGTCAGCAGTGAAAAAATCGGGCCTTAGCGTGAAAGACTACAATTCCATTGCCCGGGCAATGCAAAACCAACCTGACCTGCGTGCTCGCCTGAAAAAAATGCAGTAA
- a CDS encoding ATP-binding protein: MTKRYSLSLTWRVLLLVFLPLWLLSGAVISLQVHYLGEQQTAKLKDDLKLVARAIRAPIGEAINQGDMDTVRHTLNAVFSLGQIYGAAVYDRDGQRIAAAGIARRDNENEDNPLALHLVRTGRDRDAYQRQAGREVFSHFVPVTDTGGQITGLVEVTRKASDFSKSLNHLAYWSWSAWVALGLITLGIVLWGYRQAMGREVARLTQVMAAVGSGQKGLRAPQAGAPELRDIASAFNQMLDDMGKAEQAIAAHRQQEITLHSRLERQERMAALGRLVSGIAHELGAPLNVIDGRARRLARFDDDPQTQKELGAIRGQVARLTRIVRQLLDFGRSGIQYQQLRLKTLVDDVLDSVRFEQGGRMPQLQLDIPDAALITADSARLELALINLLRNSCQAGASRLSLAFSETAECWCLTLADDGPGLPPGVTAEQLLEPFFTTKPKGQGTGLGLAIVQNILADHGGDLTLLPQAQGLQFRLRFPKDHP; encoded by the coding sequence GTGACAAAAAGATACAGCCTAAGCCTGACTTGGCGGGTGTTGTTGTTGGTGTTTTTGCCGTTATGGCTGTTGTCGGGCGCGGTCATTAGTTTGCAGGTGCATTACTTAGGTGAGCAGCAAACCGCCAAATTAAAAGACGACCTAAAACTGGTGGCCAGAGCCATTCGCGCCCCTATTGGTGAAGCCATTAACCAGGGTGACATGGACACGGTGCGTCATACCCTTAATGCCGTTTTTAGTCTGGGGCAGATCTACGGCGCCGCTGTTTATGACCGCGACGGTCAGCGCATTGCTGCCGCCGGTATTGCCCGGCGTGATAATGAAAATGAAGATAATCCCCTGGCACTGCATTTGGTGAGAACTGGGCGTGACCGCGATGCTTATCAGCGCCAGGCTGGCCGGGAAGTGTTTTCGCATTTTGTGCCCGTTACCGACACCGGCGGCCAAATCACCGGGCTAGTGGAGGTTACTCGTAAAGCCAGCGACTTCTCAAAATCCCTTAATCACCTGGCCTATTGGTCTTGGTCGGCCTGGGTGGCGCTGGGGCTTATTACCCTTGGCATTGTGCTTTGGGGTTATCGCCAAGCCATGGGGCGGGAAGTGGCACGGCTCACCCAAGTAATGGCGGCGGTAGGTAGCGGGCAAAAGGGTTTGCGTGCTCCCCAGGCCGGTGCGCCAGAGCTTAGGGATATCGCCAGTGCTTTTAACCAGATGCTCGATGATATGGGCAAGGCCGAACAGGCCATTGCCGCCCATCGCCAGCAAGAAATTACCCTGCATTCACGGCTTGAGCGTCAAGAGCGCATGGCGGCGCTGGGCCGTTTGGTTAGCGGCATTGCCCACGAATTAGGCGCGCCCCTTAACGTTATTGATGGCCGGGCGCGGCGCCTGGCCCGTTTTGACGATGACCCGCAAACCCAAAAGGAACTTGGCGCTATTCGCGGCCAGGTGGCGCGTTTAACCCGCATTGTGCGCCAGCTTTTGGATTTTGGCCGCAGCGGTATTCAATACCAGCAACTACGCCTAAAGACCTTGGTTGACGATGTACTGGACTCGGTGCGCTTTGAGCAAGGCGGCCGAATGCCCCAGCTGCAGCTGGATATTCCCGATGCTGCCCTAATAACAGCCGACAGCGCCCGTCTGGAATTAGCGCTTATCAACTTATTGCGAAATAGCTGCCAGGCTGGGGCGAGCCGCTTGTCGCTGGCATTTAGTGAAACCGCCGAATGTTGGTGTTTAACCCTGGCCGATGACGGCCCCGGTTTACCGCCCGGTGTCACCGCTGAACAGTTATTAGAGCCGTTTTTCACCACCAAGCCCAAGGGCCAGGGCACCGGCCTGGGGCTGGCGATTGTGCAAAATATCTTGGCCGACCACGGTGGTGATTTAACCCTGTTACCGCAAGCCCAAGGGCTGCAATTTCGGCTGCGCTTTCCCAAGGACCACCCATGA
- a CDS encoding sigma-54-dependent transcriptional regulator, whose protein sequence is MKIVIVEDDLALAELLCDELEAEGYQTLAFGSAEEADEWLDSHNPELVISDLRLPGQSGLTLLPKVKALPQAPALLLITAFGTVNQAVQALKAGADDFLTKPFDMDHFLLTVKRLLEHRALKTKVEGNGFHGIIGESPVMQRLFKTLGQVAKAEGPVLILGESGTGKELVAKAIHQQSSRRAAPFLAVNCAGIPSELLESEFFGHAAGAYTGASKSRQGLLREADGGTLLLDEIGEMPPALQAKLLRVLQEGTLRPVGSDREVKVNVRILAATHRDLEQLVASGDFRQDLFYRLETFSVRVPPLRERGDDIALLARHFLSLQQQAGKTQAQHISQGAWQQLLNYAFPGNVRELQNAMERAAVFCEQEAISASDLPARLRALDDKGSSELFDSLEQTELPSLSSVQHDYVRYVLAKTQGNKAQAADILGVTRRTLYRWLESS, encoded by the coding sequence ATGAAGATTGTAATTGTTGAAGACGACTTGGCACTGGCAGAACTGTTGTGTGATGAGCTGGAAGCGGAAGGTTATCAGACCCTCGCTTTTGGCTCGGCTGAAGAGGCCGATGAATGGCTAGACAGCCACAACCCTGAGCTGGTGATTTCCGATCTGCGTTTGCCAGGGCAAAGCGGCTTAACACTGCTACCCAAGGTTAAAGCCTTGCCCCAGGCACCCGCGCTGCTGCTGATCACCGCCTTTGGCACTGTTAACCAAGCGGTGCAGGCACTCAAGGCCGGCGCCGATGATTTTCTGACCAAGCCCTTTGATATGGACCACTTCCTGCTCACCGTAAAACGGCTGTTAGAGCACCGGGCGCTTAAAACCAAGGTCGAGGGCAACGGCTTTCACGGCATCATTGGCGAAAGCCCGGTGATGCAGCGGCTTTTTAAAACCTTAGGGCAGGTCGCCAAAGCCGAAGGCCCGGTGCTCATCTTAGGGGAAAGTGGCACCGGTAAAGAGCTGGTTGCCAAAGCTATTCACCAGCAAAGTAGCCGCCGCGCCGCGCCGTTTTTGGCTGTTAACTGCGCCGGTATTCCCAGTGAGTTATTGGAGAGCGAATTTTTTGGTCATGCTGCTGGCGCTTACACCGGCGCCAGTAAATCGCGCCAGGGCCTGTTGCGCGAGGCCGACGGCGGCACCTTATTACTGGACGAAATTGGCGAAATGCCCCCGGCGCTACAAGCCAAATTGCTGCGGGTGCTGCAAGAAGGCACCTTAAGGCCGGTCGGCTCTGACCGCGAAGTAAAAGTGAATGTGCGCATTCTGGCCGCTACCCACCGCGACTTGGAACAACTGGTGGCCAGCGGCGATTTTCGCCAAGACCTGTTTTACCGGCTGGAAACTTTCAGTGTGCGGGTACCACCCCTGCGTGAGCGTGGAGACGACATTGCGCTCTTGGCGCGGCACTTTTTGTCTTTGCAGCAGCAAGCGGGTAAAACCCAGGCCCAGCACATTAGCCAAGGCGCCTGGCAGCAACTGCTCAATTACGCCTTTCCCGGTAACGTACGGGAGCTGCAAAACGCCATGGAAAGGGCGGCGGTATTTTGCGAGCAAGAAGCCATTAGCGCCTCTGACTTGCCGGCAAGGCTGCGGGCGCTGGATGACAAAGGCAGCTCTGAACTCTTTGACAGCCTTGAGCAAACCGAACTGCCAAGCCTGTCGAGTGTGCAGCACGATTACGTTCGTTATGTGCTGGCTAAAACCCAGGGCAACAAGGCCCAGGCGGCTGACATTTTAGGCGTGACTCGTCGCACTCTTTATCGCTGGTTAGAGAGCAGCTGA
- the ycaO gene encoding 30S ribosomal protein S12 methylthiotransferase accessory factor YcaO, which produces MEKTFIPGKDVALEDSIASIGGAIKALGFNIEEARWLNPAPYIWSVHIRDTDCPQVFSNGKGATREASLASAYGELIERLSTRYLWADFRLTGALKEFGHVHQSDERWFDADSDWPEELLDEHCRAIYDPEGDLDLGDLIDHNGGDSGKGVCALPYVRQSDGKTVYIPVNLIGNIFVSNGMSAGNTQAEAQVQGLSEIFERAIKNRIIVEDIALPKVPQSVLDRYPHIDAGIKALEAEGFGIRALDASLGGRYPVMCVVLQHPKDGGIYASFGAHPKFGVALERALTELLQGRALDELEGFPAPTTDMEQVTDPHNLELHFIDSSGYVGWGFLSDKPDFAFADWDDQHDNAFERQALIDLLHNEGHQVYIAEHTALGAYACRILVPGFSDIYPADELIWQNNNQALDFRPVLFDLHDASEDDYRALLEALDQFSVNDQLRVLEWAGVVGDKGTPWARLRIGELRLWLLLALGEQEEAYEQLGSVLASGHLNDDERLLYRAIFSVLELTLEAKDLADFEPSLENYFGDDKLAQAKALVTGSERFPGLGKLDPDAPTAAHRRLMQAYAKVLKGQLAE; this is translated from the coding sequence ATGGAAAAGACCTTTATTCCCGGTAAAGATGTGGCCCTGGAAGACTCCATTGCCAGTATTGGCGGCGCTATCAAGGCGCTGGGCTTTAACATCGAAGAAGCGCGTTGGCTCAATCCGGCGCCTTATATCTGGTCGGTACATATTCGTGATACTGACTGCCCCCAGGTGTTTTCCAACGGCAAAGGCGCCACCCGAGAGGCCTCTTTGGCGTCGGCGTATGGCGAGCTAATCGAACGTTTATCAACCCGTTACTTGTGGGCTGATTTTCGCTTAACCGGCGCCTTAAAAGAGTTTGGCCATGTTCACCAAAGCGACGAGCGCTGGTTTGATGCCGACAGCGACTGGCCAGAAGAGCTGTTAGATGAGCATTGCCGCGCCATCTACGACCCCGAAGGGGACTTAGACCTTGGCGACCTGATTGACCACAACGGTGGTGACTCCGGTAAAGGCGTTTGTGCGCTGCCTTATGTGCGCCAAAGCGACGGTAAAACCGTTTATATCCCGGTTAACCTTATCGGCAATATTTTTGTCTCCAACGGCATGAGCGCCGGTAACACCCAAGCCGAAGCGCAGGTGCAAGGCCTGTCAGAAATTTTCGAGCGGGCCATTAAAAACCGCATTATCGTTGAAGACATCGCGCTGCCGAAAGTGCCGCAAAGCGTGCTGGACCGTTACCCGCATATTGATGCCGGCATCAAGGCCCTGGAAGCTGAAGGCTTTGGTATTCGCGCCCTCGACGCCTCATTAGGTGGCCGTTACCCGGTGATGTGCGTGGTGCTGCAGCACCCGAAAGACGGCGGCATTTACGCCTCTTTTGGCGCCCATCCCAAATTCGGTGTTGCCCTGGAGCGGGCCTTAACTGAGCTGCTACAAGGCCGCGCCTTGGACGAGCTGGAAGGTTTCCCGGCCCCAACCACCGATATGGAACAGGTGACCGACCCCCATAACCTGGAACTGCACTTTATCGACAGCTCCGGTTATGTGGGCTGGGGCTTTTTGTCCGATAAGCCTGACTTTGCGTTTGCCGACTGGGACGACCAGCACGACAACGCCTTTGAGCGCCAAGCGCTGATTGACCTTTTGCATAACGAAGGCCACCAAGTCTATATCGCCGAACATACCGCCCTTGGCGCCTACGCTTGCCGCATTTTGGTGCCGGGCTTTTCCGACATTTACCCGGCGGACGAGCTTATCTGGCAAAACAACAACCAAGCCCTGGATTTTCGCCCGGTGCTGTTTGATTTGCATGATGCCAGCGAAGACGACTACCGCGCCTTACTTGAAGCCCTTGACCAGTTCTCGGTTAACGATCAGCTGCGGGTGCTGGAATGGGCCGGTGTGGTAGGTGACAAAGGCACGCCTTGGGCGCGCCTGCGTATCGGCGAGCTGCGGCTGTGGTTGTTGCTGGCCCTTGGCGAGCAAGAAGAAGCCTACGAGCAACTTGGCTCGGTGCTGGCGTCTGGCCACCTCAACGACGATGAGCGCTTGTTGTATCGCGCCATCTTCTCAGTGCTGGAGCTAACTCTGGAAGCGAAAGACCTGGCCGATTTCGAGCCGAGCCTTGAAAACTACTTTGGCGACGACAAGCTGGCGCAAGCCAAAGCCTTGGTTACCGGCTCTGAACGCTTCCCGGGCCTCGGTAAGCTTGACCCAGACGCGCCAACGGCGGCGCACCGGCGCTTAATGCAGGCCTACGCCAAGGTGTTAAAAGGCCAGTTGGCCGAATAA
- a CDS encoding YaiI/YqxD family protein — MTIWVDADACPRVIKDILFRAAERTQTQVFLVANQPLATPPGKWVRSLTVPKGFDVADNHIVAQVQVGDLVVTADIPLAAEVMDKGAQALNPRGELYRDDTIRQRLNMRDFMDTLRASGIQTGGPPPISQSDRQDFANALDKYLQQQRRS; from the coding sequence ATGACCATCTGGGTTGATGCCGACGCCTGCCCGCGGGTGATCAAAGACATACTTTTTCGCGCCGCCGAGCGCACCCAAACTCAGGTGTTCTTAGTGGCAAACCAACCCCTGGCGACACCACCAGGAAAATGGGTACGTAGCCTGACGGTTCCCAAGGGCTTTGATGTCGCCGACAACCACATTGTTGCCCAAGTGCAAGTTGGCGACTTAGTGGTTACTGCCGATATTCCGCTGGCCGCCGAGGTGATGGATAAAGGTGCCCAGGCGTTAAACCCCAGGGGCGAGCTGTACCGCGACGACACCATCCGCCAGCGCCTTAATATGCGCGACTTTATGGACACCCTTAGGGCCAGCGGCATTCAAACCGGCGGGCCGCCGCCTATCAGCCAAAGCGACCGCCAAGATTTTGCCAATGCCTTGGATAAATACCTGCAACAACAGCGGCGATCTTAA